The Oscillospiraceae bacterium genome includes the window AAACCCTAGTGCCACATCGCAGGTTTTTAACTGCTTTGCCAGTTCAAATAAGGGATACACACCGATGCCGCCGCCGAGTAACAACGCTTTTTTGTCACCCACGGTGAAGCCGTTGCCCAAAGGACCTAAAATATCCAGGGTGTCTCCCACCTTTTTTTCGGATAATTTTAATGTGCCTTTTCCGCGGACATCAAAGATAAAGCGAATCCCCGTGTCAGTTACTTCACAAATACTGATGGGGCGACGGAGCACAAACTGTTCTCCGCAATCAATATGCACAAACTGTCCGCATTTTGATGCTTGTGCCAGATATTCATTTTCAACCGTCACATCATAAATGGTGCCGCAAAGGTTTTCCATTTTGATGATTTTGGCTTCGGTAACTTGATATTTTTTTAAATCTGCCATAGTTTATAAAACCTCACAATCTTCTGTTTACCAAAAAAATTAAAAAACAGAGGTGATATCTTCTTTCATACGGATTGCTTCTTTTCTTGCGAACTCTGCAAACGCTTCCCCGTCGGCACCTGCTTTCTGATAAGCACACATAATGCCACGGCTGGAATTTACCACAGCGCCCATACCGTCTTTATCAAACAGATGGGCAATATCTTTTGCAGTGCCGCCCTGTGCGCCGTAACCGGG containing:
- a CDS encoding dihydroorotate dehydrogenase electron transfer subunit — translated: MADLKKYQVTEAKIIKMENLCGTIYDVTVENEYLAQASKCGQFVHIDCGEQFVLRRPISICEVTDTGIRFIFDVRGKGTLKLSEKKVGDTLDILGPLGNGFTVGDKKALLLGGGIGVYPLFELAKQLKTCDVALGFRTKDLVTLENEFKNQCDNLYIATDDGSYGFHGNALQAVKEKLEGGAYEAVYACGPLPMLKALKAITDNLGIFCEISMEERMGCGIGACLCCNIKVEDDGEEGFKHLHVCKDGPVFNAKEVQF